In Actinomyces radicidentis, one genomic interval encodes:
- a CDS encoding GNAT family N-acetyltransferase codes for MSAIPPSSLRLTRMTPSAARTIADEWRYPPPYDFYDAEADPEDYAELVTPEEWPEIMEQALDGGELVGFLAAERGEDDAWEIGLGMRPDLTGHGTGESFVRACLARLQELVPDVDEVVLGVAAFNERAIRVYERCGFVRTGEYDQETNGGVHRFVRMRLSA; via the coding sequence ATGAGCGCCATCCCGCCGTCGTCCCTGCGCCTCACCCGCATGACGCCATCTGCCGCTAGGACCATCGCCGACGAGTGGCGCTACCCGCCGCCCTACGACTTCTACGACGCCGAGGCGGACCCCGAGGACTATGCCGAGCTCGTCACGCCCGAGGAGTGGCCCGAGATCATGGAGCAGGCGCTCGACGGTGGGGAGCTCGTCGGCTTCCTCGCCGCCGAGCGGGGTGAGGACGACGCCTGGGAGATCGGGCTCGGGATGCGCCCGGACCTCACCGGGCACGGGACGGGCGAGTCCTTCGTGCGGGCGTGCCTGGCGCGGCTGCAGGAGCTCGTGCCCGACGTCGACGAGGTCGTCCTCGGCGTCGCCGCCTTCAACGAGCGGGCGATCCGCGTCTACGAGCGCTGCGGCTTCGTGCGCACGGGGGAGTACGACCAGGAGACCAACGGGGGAGTGCACCGTTTCGTGCGCATGCGCCTGTCCGCCTGA